A single window of Thiomicrorhabdus immobilis DNA harbors:
- the fabZ gene encoding 3-hydroxyacyl-ACP dehydratase FabZ, which translates to MEVKEIFEYLPHRYPFLLVDRVTDFEAGKRLTAFKNVTFNEPQFTGHFPNNPIMPGVMIIEAMAQCTGILAFRSQAEKPDGSSMYYLAAVDNCRFRQPAIPGDRLDFEVKALGNKRGIWKFECTTSVDGKLIASADLMCAERKV; encoded by the coding sequence ATGGAAGTTAAAGAAATATTTGAATATCTACCGCATCGTTACCCATTTCTATTGGTTGATAGAGTGACGGATTTTGAAGCGGGTAAAAGACTAACGGCGTTTAAAAATGTAACATTTAACGAACCGCAGTTCACTGGACATTTCCCGAATAATCCGATTATGCCGGGCGTTATGATTATCGAAGCCATGGCTCAGTGTACCGGTATCCTTGCTTTCCGTTCACAAGCGGAAAAACCGGATGGTTCATCGATGTATTACTTAGCGGCGGTAGACAATTGCCGTTTCAGACAACCGGCTATTCCTGGTGACCGTTTGGATTTTGAAGTCAAAGCATTGGGGAATAAGCGCGGTATTTGGAAATTTGAATGTACCACTTCTGTTGACGGCAAATTGATCGCCTCTGCAGACTTAATGTGTGCTGAAAGAAAGGTTTAA
- the lpxD gene encoding UDP-3-O-(3-hydroxymyristoyl)glucosamine N-acyltransferase → MQLHKILAFLAENGVDYDFVGDDSIEINQVSGLDNARADQVSFLTDKKYLDYLQTTQAGLVILNKKMVDATHVAHLLVDNPYYVYALVAQLLNPLKPASNFIHPSAVVHQDAIVGDDVYIGENVVVQQGVKIESGSYLAAGCVIEEFTTLGKQCRIGSNATICHHCSLGDNVIIEAGAVIGGDGFGWANNQGQWFKIPQVGRVIIGNNVSIGNNVTVDRGAIEDTIIEDNCIIDNQVHLAHNVKIGSGSAIAGQAGFAGSTVLGKNCTVAGQVGFAGHIEITDNVHFLAKAGVTHDITESGAYAGFPAIKASDWQKNSVRVRQLDKLAKQVKALQKQIDILSN, encoded by the coding sequence GTGCAGCTTCATAAAATACTGGCTTTTCTAGCTGAGAATGGGGTTGATTATGATTTTGTGGGTGATGATTCCATAGAGATTAATCAAGTTTCTGGTTTGGATAACGCTCGAGCTGACCAGGTCTCTTTTTTAACAGATAAAAAATATCTAGATTATCTTCAAACAACCCAGGCAGGCCTGGTCATACTTAATAAAAAGATGGTTGATGCTACCCATGTAGCCCATCTATTGGTGGATAATCCTTATTACGTTTATGCACTTGTTGCCCAGTTGTTAAACCCTCTTAAGCCGGCCTCCAATTTTATACACCCTAGCGCAGTCGTTCACCAAGATGCCATAGTGGGTGATGACGTATATATCGGCGAAAATGTTGTCGTTCAACAAGGGGTTAAGATTGAGAGTGGTAGTTACTTGGCGGCAGGCTGTGTCATCGAGGAATTTACAACCCTAGGTAAACAGTGCCGTATTGGCTCTAATGCGACGATTTGCCATCACTGTTCACTTGGAGATAATGTCATCATCGAAGCGGGTGCCGTTATTGGTGGGGATGGTTTTGGTTGGGCTAACAATCAAGGGCAGTGGTTTAAAATCCCTCAAGTCGGCCGCGTTATTATCGGAAATAATGTCTCAATCGGAAATAATGTTACGGTTGATAGAGGGGCTATCGAAGACACCATCATCGAAGACAACTGTATTATCGATAACCAAGTACATTTAGCCCATAATGTCAAAATCGGATCAGGCTCGGCAATTGCGGGGCAAGCTGGTTTTGCAGGTAGTACGGTTCTGGGTAAAAATTGTACGGTTGCCGGACAGGTTGGTTTTGCGGGGCATATCGAAATAACCGATAATGTCCATTTTTTAGCCAAAGCAGGGGTTACCCACGATATTACCGAATCGGGGGCTTATGCCGGATTTCCCGCGATTAAGGCATCGGATTGGCAAAAAAACAGTGTTAGGGTTCGCCAATTAGATAAATTGGCCAAACAAGTCAAAGCACTGCAAAAGCAGATTGATATACTCTCGAATTAA
- a CDS encoding isoprenyl transferase, which produces MSEIVKNPHLPKHIAIIMDGNGRWAKKRLLPRFVGHQKGLNAVKRIVSYSSEIGIEALTLFAFSTENWKRPKDEVNKLMGLFLKALQKEVKKLSENNVQLRIIGDRSAFSEEIQQHIVLAEQMTQNNTGLVLSIAANYGGRADIVEAVKQWQLANPAQTIHDLSENDLTHFVALADLPEPDLLIRTGGEQRISNFLIWQMAYAELYFTDALWPDFDEKQLDMAIESFSKRERRFGQTSEQVNK; this is translated from the coding sequence TTGTCAGAAATCGTTAAAAACCCGCATTTGCCTAAACATATTGCCATTATCATGGATGGTAATGGACGCTGGGCAAAAAAACGCCTTTTACCCCGTTTTGTCGGGCATCAAAAGGGTTTGAATGCGGTTAAACGCATTGTTTCTTATAGTTCTGAAATCGGGATCGAAGCTTTGACCTTGTTTGCCTTTAGTACCGAAAACTGGAAACGCCCTAAGGATGAAGTAAACAAACTGATGGGATTGTTTCTAAAAGCATTGCAAAAAGAGGTTAAAAAACTCTCGGAAAATAATGTGCAATTACGCATTATTGGTGATCGTTCCGCTTTTAGTGAAGAAATCCAACAGCACATTGTATTAGCGGAACAGATGACTCAAAACAATACAGGCCTGGTCTTAAGTATCGCTGCCAATTATGGTGGTCGTGCCGATATCGTTGAAGCTGTCAAGCAGTGGCAACTTGCCAACCCAGCTCAAACAATCCATGACCTAAGTGAAAATGATTTAACTCATTTTGTCGCCTTAGCTGATTTACCGGAGCCAGATCTGTTGATTCGCACCGGTGGTGAACAGCGAATCAGTAACTTTTTAATTTGGCAAATGGCCTACGCGGAACTCTATTTTACAGACGCGCTTTGGCCTGATTTTGACGAAAAACAACTTGATATGGCCATCGAATCTTTTTCTAAACGTGAGCGTAGATTTGGCCAAACAAGCGAGCAGGTAAATAAATAA
- the pyrH gene encoding UMP kinase, whose product MALKYKRILLKFSGEALMGEGDFGLDAGTLRSVVAQVKSLRDLGVEVGIVVGGGNIFRGAQIQGSGIQRTTGDHMGMMATVINALALRDVIESMGMKSQVLSAMSIEGVSSGFNANVVKKQLADGEVLVFAAGTGSPFFTTDTAAALRGIEIDADIVLKATKVDGIYTADPVKDPKATRYQTLSYDDVIQKNLQVMDMTAFVLCRDHQMPIRVFDMFKDDAVIRIVQGEDEGTLVSAGE is encoded by the coding sequence ATGGCACTTAAATATAAACGTATATTGTTAAAGTTTAGTGGTGAAGCTTTAATGGGTGAGGGTGATTTTGGCTTGGACGCCGGCACATTAAGAAGTGTTGTGGCGCAAGTTAAATCATTGCGTGATTTAGGTGTTGAGGTTGGTATCGTCGTTGGTGGTGGAAATATTTTTCGTGGTGCTCAAATTCAAGGTTCTGGTATTCAGCGTACTACCGGTGACCATATGGGTATGATGGCAACCGTGATTAATGCTTTGGCTTTAAGGGATGTCATCGAGAGCATGGGGATGAAGTCTCAGGTGCTTTCAGCGATGAGTATTGAAGGGGTCTCTTCAGGTTTTAATGCAAATGTTGTAAAAAAACAGCTGGCGGACGGTGAGGTGTTAGTGTTCGCCGCGGGTACGGGTAGTCCGTTTTTTACTACTGATACCGCTGCGGCATTACGTGGTATTGAAATTGATGCCGATATCGTTTTAAAGGCGACTAAGGTTGATGGTATCTATACGGCTGATCCGGTTAAAGATCCTAAAGCGACACGTTATCAAACTTTGAGTTATGATGATGTCATTCAGAAAAATCTACAGGTGATGGATATGACGGCGTTTGTTTTATGTCGTGACCATCAGATGCCTATCCGCGTTTTTGATATGTTTAAGGATGATGCGGTAATTAGAATTGTTCAAGGTGAAGATGAAGGCACCTTGGTAAGTGCAGGAGAATAA
- the rseP gene encoding RIP metalloprotease RseP, producing MSVVWSLLGFVVVMGLIVTIHEWGHYQVARWFNIKVLKFSIGFGKPIYSRKGQETEFVIAQIPLGGYVKFADEREDYVAPEDVDRAFNRQSVYKRFAVVAAGPLVNLVFALFAFTAMYMVGVSGMKPISNSVIAGSPLQHALAQQNIVDFESQQAWVVSKVNDVDVYSWQTVHQQLLQSLANGEQRVSFSFQQVDGGRDIKVDGVSLSSIDINQPEQNWLERLGFVPAKPLIPAVIGEVIEKGPADKAGMLNGDKILTINEKPIQSWQDFVKVVQANPGASIQVVFERNQAVFDTLVQLEKAEQENSPPIGKMGVGVLIDEQTFKPYSVNIQYGFLNAVEKAYQRSVDLFIMSVVMIKRMIIGEVSTKNLSGPISIAQFSGQAIQTGLVAFLSLVGLLSLSIGILNLLPIPVLDGGHLVYYLIEMIKGSPVSERVMVVGQTVGLMFIVSLTFVALFNDVIRISHG from the coding sequence ATGAGTGTGGTTTGGTCGTTACTCGGATTCGTAGTGGTCATGGGCTTGATTGTCACTATCCATGAATGGGGGCACTATCAAGTCGCACGCTGGTTCAATATCAAAGTGCTTAAGTTTTCAATCGGTTTTGGTAAGCCTATCTATAGTCGTAAAGGCCAAGAAACAGAATTCGTGATTGCCCAAATCCCGTTAGGCGGCTATGTGAAGTTCGCTGACGAACGGGAAGATTATGTTGCGCCAGAAGATGTCGATAGGGCATTTAACCGTCAATCGGTTTACAAACGTTTTGCCGTTGTGGCTGCCGGACCGCTTGTGAACTTGGTTTTTGCCCTGTTTGCGTTTACGGCCATGTATATGGTCGGCGTAAGCGGAATGAAACCGATTTCAAACAGTGTTATAGCCGGTTCTCCGTTACAGCATGCGCTTGCACAGCAAAACATTGTTGATTTTGAAAGCCAACAGGCCTGGGTGGTCAGTAAGGTTAATGATGTAGATGTTTATAGTTGGCAAACGGTGCATCAACAGTTGTTGCAGTCTTTGGCTAATGGCGAGCAGCGTGTCAGTTTTAGTTTTCAGCAAGTTGATGGTGGTCGAGATATCAAGGTTGATGGGGTGTCACTCTCTTCGATTGATATTAACCAGCCCGAACAGAATTGGTTGGAACGTTTGGGGTTTGTGCCAGCAAAGCCATTAATTCCGGCTGTAATCGGTGAGGTCATCGAGAAGGGTCCGGCTGATAAAGCAGGTATGCTTAACGGGGATAAAATCCTAACAATCAATGAAAAGCCTATTCAGTCCTGGCAAGACTTTGTTAAAGTAGTGCAGGCAAATCCTGGGGCTTCTATCCAGGTTGTCTTTGAACGCAACCAAGCTGTTTTTGATACACTTGTGCAGCTTGAGAAAGCCGAGCAAGAAAACAGCCCGCCTATCGGCAAGATGGGAGTGGGGGTTTTGATTGATGAGCAGACGTTTAAACCATATTCCGTGAATATCCAATATGGTTTTTTAAATGCGGTTGAGAAGGCTTATCAGCGCAGTGTGGATCTGTTTATTATGAGTGTCGTGATGATTAAGCGCATGATAATAGGCGAGGTCAGCACCAAGAATCTATCGGGACCAATCAGTATCGCTCAGTTTTCAGGGCAGGCAATTCAAACTGGTTTGGTGGCTTTTTTAAGTTTGGTAGGGTTATTGAGTTTAAGTATTGGTATTTTAAATCTATTACCAATTCCAGTTTTGGATGGGGGGCATTTAGTCTACTACCTCATCGAAATGATTAAGGGTTCACCGGTGAGTGAGCGAGTAATGGTGGTTGGACAGACGGTTGGGTTGATGTTTATCGTCAGCTTGACGTTTGTGGCCTTATTTAATGATGTAATAAGAATATCTCATGGTTAA
- a CDS encoding OmpH family outer membrane protein, translating to MQKFLKLTFAVFMMAVSTVSLADTGVKLGVVNVALLLEQAPQAKSATASLEKEFSPQQAELKSLAGKLEKQQADYQKNKSVMSDAQKVTKEREISMLTREIQRRRNDVQELLNLRRNEELAKLQNVVNEAIKTIGKKEGFDLILYEGIAYTNERIDITNDVLNHLKTVSTKQRSEFNK from the coding sequence ATGCAGAAATTTTTAAAACTGACTTTTGCTGTTTTTATGATGGCAGTTTCAACGGTATCTTTAGCCGATACAGGTGTTAAGTTAGGAGTGGTGAATGTTGCTTTGTTACTTGAACAAGCGCCACAAGCAAAATCAGCAACAGCATCGTTAGAAAAGGAGTTTTCACCACAGCAGGCAGAGCTTAAAAGTTTGGCTGGAAAGTTGGAGAAACAGCAGGCTGATTACCAAAAAAATAAAAGCGTTATGAGTGATGCTCAAAAAGTCACTAAGGAACGTGAGATTTCTATGCTGACACGTGAAATTCAGCGTCGTCGCAATGATGTTCAAGAGTTGCTTAACCTAAGAAGAAATGAAGAACTGGCAAAATTGCAGAATGTCGTTAATGAAGCAATCAAGACCATTGGTAAGAAAGAAGGGTTTGATCTGATTTTATATGAAGGTATTGCCTATACCAATGAAAGAATCGATATCACCAACGATGTTTTAAATCATTTAAAAACAGTCAGCACTAAACAGCGTTCTGAATTTAATAAATAG
- the lpxB gene encoding lipid-A-disaccharide synthase, translating to MASLDNPQTPLLMSPVFAMVAGESSGDTLGADLVRSLKRRYPNARFVGIGGPKMIAEGFESWFPMEALSVMGFFEVIKHLPSLLKIRKNLIKRLIELQPNVFIGIDAPDFNFKVESVLKSKNITAIHYVGPSVWAWREKRLAKIKQAVDGVLVLFPFEPDYYHRYGIPVKFVGHPIANQFPEEPNTSVAKQRLGFSVDDSITAILPGSRMSEIERMSDVYIQAAKKLAIIYPAMQFAIPCVHQKALERVQQSINSFGKGLKIKLFLGQSRDVLEACDQALVTSGTATLECALMKKPLVLAIAVHPISYWLMKRLATTQWIGLPNILANKPLVTELIQENATADKIAFNMGRLVVDTQLRERQVDAFRHQYHQLKQNASELAADAIEEWMKK from the coding sequence GTGGCATCGTTAGATAATCCACAAACTCCATTACTAATGTCACCTGTTTTCGCAATGGTAGCAGGTGAATCTTCGGGTGATACTTTGGGTGCCGACTTGGTTCGTAGCTTGAAACGACGTTATCCCAACGCTCGTTTTGTTGGTATCGGCGGGCCTAAGATGATAGCTGAAGGTTTTGAAAGTTGGTTTCCGATGGAAGCGCTTTCGGTTATGGGGTTTTTTGAAGTTATCAAACACTTACCGTCTCTTCTTAAGATCAGAAAAAACCTGATTAAGCGTCTGATCGAGCTTCAGCCTAACGTTTTTATCGGCATTGACGCCCCAGATTTCAATTTCAAAGTTGAGTCTGTTTTAAAGTCCAAAAACATTACCGCGATTCATTATGTAGGCCCTTCGGTCTGGGCATGGCGTGAGAAACGTTTAGCCAAAATCAAACAGGCTGTGGATGGTGTCTTGGTGTTGTTTCCGTTTGAACCTGATTATTACCATCGTTATGGCATTCCGGTTAAGTTTGTTGGGCATCCGATTGCCAACCAATTTCCAGAAGAACCCAATACCAGTGTCGCAAAACAACGGTTGGGGTTTTCGGTTGACGACTCCATTACCGCCATCCTTCCAGGTTCACGAATGAGTGAAATCGAGAGAATGTCGGATGTCTATATACAAGCGGCAAAGAAATTGGCGATTATTTATCCAGCCATGCAATTCGCTATTCCTTGTGTTCATCAAAAGGCGCTCGAACGTGTGCAACAATCCATCAACTCTTTTGGAAAGGGTTTAAAAATCAAGCTTTTCCTTGGTCAATCTCGTGATGTATTGGAAGCCTGTGATCAGGCTTTGGTTACCTCGGGAACCGCCACCTTAGAGTGTGCATTGATGAAAAAACCACTCGTGTTGGCGATTGCCGTGCACCCGATTTCTTATTGGTTAATGAAGCGTTTAGCCACCACTCAATGGATAGGCTTGCCGAATATTCTGGCAAACAAACCGTTGGTGACTGAATTGATTCAAGAGAATGCGACTGCGGATAAAATTGCCTTTAATATGGGGCGTTTGGTTGTGGATACTCAACTTAGGGAGCGTCAGGTCGATGCGTTTCGTCATCAATACCACCAACTTAAGCAAAATGCTTCTGAGTTGGCCGCTGATGCCATTGAAGAATGGATGAAAAAATAG
- a CDS encoding phosphatidate cytidylyltransferase yields the protein MLKQRVITALVLVALSIWALFYSTDSVWKGVLLFIGFIAAWEWSAFAQIKIPALRLTYALVVVVGANYAVDHLIMQNIAILTLLESLILISVVSRYQLAKGLSQGSSVGFTLLTGILSIVLFVVAMAQFRGEFGPLILLLSLLLVWSIDTGAFFSGKRFGKTKLAVHVSPGKTWEGVVGGGLLTLIISLIVLYSLQPTLKIPMVFLGLLLTLIALFSVFGDLFESVLKRQVGLKDSGNILPGHGGILDRIDSLLIAVPMLYLAWHYSVAV from the coding sequence ATGTTAAAACAAAGAGTGATTACCGCACTGGTTTTAGTTGCGCTTTCCATTTGGGCGCTATTCTATTCAACGGACAGTGTCTGGAAGGGTGTGTTGTTATTTATCGGTTTTATTGCGGCTTGGGAATGGAGTGCTTTTGCTCAAATTAAAATACCTGCATTACGTTTAACCTATGCCTTGGTTGTTGTGGTTGGTGCGAATTATGCGGTTGACCATTTGATTATGCAGAATATCGCTATATTAACGCTGTTGGAATCGTTAATTTTGATTTCGGTTGTCAGTCGTTACCAATTGGCTAAAGGTCTATCGCAAGGTAGCTCTGTTGGGTTTACATTGCTTACCGGGATTTTGTCGATTGTGTTGTTTGTTGTTGCTATGGCGCAATTTAGGGGCGAATTTGGACCTTTGATTCTATTATTGAGCCTGTTGCTTGTTTGGTCGATTGATACCGGAGCTTTTTTCAGCGGTAAACGTTTCGGTAAAACTAAATTGGCAGTTCATGTCAGCCCTGGTAAAACTTGGGAAGGGGTTGTCGGAGGCGGTTTATTGACATTGATAATCTCCTTGATCGTTCTGTATAGCCTTCAGCCAACATTGAAAATCCCAATGGTCTTTTTAGGGCTTCTATTAACGTTGATTGCCCTGTTTTCGGTTTTTGGCGACCTGTTTGAAAGTGTTTTAAAACGTCAGGTCGGGTTAAAAGACAGTGGCAATATCCTACCTGGGCATGGTGGTATATTGGACCGGATTGACAGTTTGTTGATTGCTGTGCCAATGCTGTATCTAGCTTGGCACTATAGTGTGGCTGTGTAG
- the bamA gene encoding outer membrane protein assembly factor BamA produces MSAAIASVLFTPSLAYAFTVKNVEVEGANKIGFETINSYLTVSPGKELNRDQIQESIQRLYKTGFFQDVSFYKRDDGTLVIKVVERPSISEIKIVGNSLIETDVLKTALDGLGIKKGRIYNQVQMDHVVVDLKRRYQNQGYYAAVIDIVTTELPRNRVELKIDIKEGEPATIGRINLVGNKIYSDQRLKSQMQMTENVAFGSGDKYSKPKMEGDIETIKSYYLDRGFAEFKIRSSQVSISADKTKVFTTINMSEGPNYTIADIAYVGELIVEEKELKSLTKVNPGDVFSRSKVIESVNAIRDRLSEEGYAFAEVVPETVLNKENNTVSLAFKVEPKKRVYIRRVEVEGNTRTRDHVIRRELRQYESAPYSLKMVRQSKERLQRVGFFKSTDIETKRVSEDQIDLVVKVEEQPTGSFSAGIGYSQLDGVSFNLGVSERNFIGSGHKLNFNVATSAAKKSADIGVTNPYFTDDGVSLGVGFYYSEIDANELDIADYTTNNMGLRLTLGYPLSENDSLTYGLKLDSQDLVCSDTFSFCSDYVDLNGKSTNSLIASIGWSHNTTNAFYFPSAGQKTSLSLEAVVPSTSDMTYYKLYANESWFQPLSKNFTLQLKTGLAFGDGYGDTAELPFFEKFYAGGIGSVRGFEPNSLGETYDLAKDGSDRPKGGSVKLTGTAALVFPVPFIEDSSNVRMSWFFDFGNVFDSLDNLEVGELRSSTGLGVSWITPVGPLSFSIAQPISYTSSVDKLQTFQFTLGGGF; encoded by the coding sequence TTGTCGGCAGCAATCGCTTCTGTATTGTTCACCCCGAGTCTAGCTTATGCTTTTACCGTTAAAAACGTTGAAGTAGAAGGTGCTAATAAGATTGGTTTTGAAACAATCAATAGTTACTTGACGGTATCACCAGGTAAAGAATTAAACCGTGACCAAATTCAAGAAAGCATCCAGCGTTTATATAAGACAGGATTTTTTCAGGATGTGTCGTTTTATAAACGTGATGACGGGACCTTGGTTATCAAGGTGGTGGAACGCCCATCTATTTCCGAGATTAAAATCGTTGGTAACTCTTTGATTGAAACCGATGTGCTTAAAACCGCCTTGGATGGTTTAGGGATTAAAAAAGGTCGTATCTATAATCAAGTGCAAATGGATCACGTTGTTGTTGATTTGAAACGTCGTTATCAGAACCAAGGTTACTACGCCGCGGTAATCGATATTGTCACAACCGAGTTGCCTCGAAATCGTGTAGAGCTGAAGATCGATATCAAAGAAGGTGAGCCGGCTACCATTGGTCGCATTAACTTGGTCGGCAATAAGATTTATTCTGACCAACGCCTTAAATCGCAAATGCAAATGACGGAGAATGTCGCATTTGGCAGTGGCGATAAATATTCCAAACCTAAGATGGAAGGAGATATTGAAACGATAAAATCCTACTATCTTGATAGGGGGTTTGCGGAGTTTAAGATACGCTCATCACAAGTCAGTATTTCAGCGGATAAGACCAAGGTCTTTACCACCATTAACATGTCTGAAGGCCCCAATTATACGATTGCCGATATTGCCTATGTTGGCGAGCTGATTGTTGAAGAAAAAGAGCTGAAATCCTTAACCAAGGTCAACCCAGGTGATGTGTTCTCTCGCAGTAAGGTGATTGAATCAGTGAATGCAATACGTGACCGCCTAAGTGAGGAAGGTTATGCGTTTGCCGAAGTGGTACCAGAAACGGTATTGAATAAAGAGAATAATACGGTTTCTTTAGCTTTTAAGGTAGAGCCTAAAAAACGTGTCTACATTAGACGTGTTGAAGTCGAAGGAAACACCCGTACACGTGACCATGTCATTCGTCGAGAGTTGCGCCAATATGAAAGTGCGCCTTATTCATTAAAAATGGTTCGTCAATCAAAAGAGCGTTTGCAGCGTGTCGGATTCTTTAAGAGTACCGATATCGAAACGAAACGAGTATCTGAAGACCAGATTGACTTGGTTGTTAAGGTCGAAGAGCAGCCAACCGGTTCTTTTTCAGCAGGTATCGGTTATTCCCAGTTGGACGGCGTCAGTTTCAATTTGGGTGTTTCCGAGCGTAACTTTATCGGTAGTGGCCACAAATTGAATTTTAACGTGGCGACCAGTGCGGCAAAAAAATCGGCCGATATCGGGGTCACCAATCCTTATTTTACCGATGATGGTGTGAGCCTGGGTGTTGGTTTCTATTACAGTGAAATTGATGCCAACGAGTTGGATATTGCGGATTATACAACCAATAACATGGGGTTAAGACTGACCTTGGGTTATCCTTTAAGTGAAAATGACTCCTTGACGTATGGTTTGAAGTTGGATTCACAGGATTTAGTTTGCTCAGATACTTTTAGTTTTTGTAGTGATTATGTTGATTTGAATGGAAAATCGACCAATTCACTGATTGCGTCAATCGGCTGGAGTCACAATACGACCAATGCGTTCTATTTCCCATCCGCTGGTCAGAAAACCTCTTTGTCTCTTGAAGCCGTTGTGCCTTCAACATCCGATATGACTTACTATAAACTGTATGCAAACGAGAGCTGGTTCCAGCCATTGAGTAAAAACTTCACCCTACAGTTGAAGACTGGTTTGGCGTTTGGTGATGGTTATGGCGATACAGCTGAATTACCGTTTTTCGAGAAGTTCTATGCAGGTGGTATCGGCTCGGTTCGAGGTTTTGAACCTAACTCATTGGGTGAAACCTATGACCTAGCAAAGGATGGTTCGGATAGACCTAAGGGGGGTAGTGTTAAATTAACCGGTACCGCCGCGTTGGTTTTCCCGGTTCCCTTTATTGAAGACTCAAGTAATGTGCGAATGAGTTGGTTCTTTGATTTCGGTAACGTATTTGATAGCTTGGATAATTTGGAAGTGGGTGAGTTACGCTCATCAACGGGGCTGGGGGTTTCTTGGATTACTCCGGTTGGACCGCTTTCCTTCAGTATCGCCCAGCCTATTTCTTATACGTCATCGGTTGATAAACTACAAACCTTCCAGTTTACGCTGGGTGGTGGTTTTTAA
- the frr gene encoding ribosome recycling factor has translation MLTEIQNDAKSRMQKSIENLEANFAKIRTGRAHPSILDAVTVDYYGSQVPISQVANINVEDARTLTVQPWEQPMVSLVEKAIMMSDLGVNPVTNGNMMRIPMPALTEERRRDLTKVARQEAENARVAIRNVRRDANGDVKDLLKDKEITEDEARRSEDQVQKLTDDAVKKVDALLAEKEASLMEV, from the coding sequence ATGCTAACAGAAATTCAAAATGATGCTAAATCGAGAATGCAAAAGTCTATTGAAAACTTAGAGGCTAACTTTGCGAAAATTCGTACCGGTCGTGCTCACCCTAGTATTCTAGATGCGGTAACGGTGGATTATTATGGTTCACAGGTTCCGATAAGTCAGGTGGCAAATATCAATGTTGAAGATGCGCGTACTTTGACGGTTCAGCCTTGGGAGCAGCCGATGGTTTCCTTGGTTGAAAAAGCGATTATGATGTCTGACCTGGGTGTAAACCCGGTGACTAATGGCAATATGATGCGCATTCCAATGCCAGCTTTGACAGAAGAGCGTCGTCGTGATTTAACTAAGGTTGCTCGTCAAGAAGCTGAAAATGCAAGAGTAGCCATCCGTAATGTTCGTCGTGATGCCAATGGTGATGTTAAGGATTTATTGAAAGATAAAGAGATCACAGAGGACGAAGCTCGCCGTTCAGAGGACCAGGTTCAGAAGTTAACCGATGATGCGGTTAAAAAAGTCGATGCGTTGCTGGCGGAAAAAGAAGCGAGTTTGATGGAAGTATAA
- the lpxA gene encoding acyl-ACP--UDP-N-acetylglucosamine O-acyltransferase — protein MIHPSAIVDPKAQIAADVTIGPFCVIEGNVRIGSGSVLDSHVVIEGDVVIGENNHFFSFVSIAAPQDKKYAGEATTVEIGNNNTFRENVTINRGTVQDIGKTVIGDDNWVMAGVHIAHDCIIGSHCIFANAAALAGHVVVHDWAILGGYTLVHQFCHIGEHSFCGMGSVINQDVPNFVVVSGNLAGPRGINLEGLKRRGFDKDQLSLVKKAYRILYRTGNRLEEALHELELINDDKGTLDSLNVFLKKSQRGIVR, from the coding sequence TTGATTCATCCAAGCGCTATTGTAGATCCTAAAGCTCAGATTGCGGCTGATGTAACAATCGGACCTTTCTGTGTCATTGAGGGTAATGTTCGTATTGGCTCAGGATCTGTTTTAGATTCTCATGTGGTCATCGAAGGTGATGTGGTTATTGGAGAGAATAACCATTTCTTTTCATTTGTATCCATCGCGGCTCCCCAAGATAAAAAGTATGCAGGTGAAGCGACTACGGTAGAAATCGGCAATAATAATACCTTTAGAGAGAACGTTACCATCAATCGTGGTACCGTTCAGGATATTGGCAAGACAGTTATCGGTGATGATAACTGGGTGATGGCTGGTGTCCATATCGCCCATGATTGTATCATCGGTAGTCACTGTATTTTCGCCAATGCGGCGGCTTTAGCGGGTCATGTTGTTGTTCATGATTGGGCGATTTTGGGTGGTTATACCTTGGTACACCAGTTTTGCCATATCGGTGAGCATAGCTTTTGTGGCATGGGAAGTGTGATCAACCAAGATGTACCGAATTTTGTGGTTGTCTCAGGTAATCTAGCTGGTCCGCGTGGCATCAATCTCGAAGGTCTGAAACGTCGTGGTTTTGATAAGGACCAACTTTCATTGGTCAAAAAAGCCTACCGAATTTTATATAGAACCGGGAACCGTTTAGAGGAAGCTTTACATGAGTTAGAGCTCATCAATGATGACAAAGGTACCTTGGATTCTCTTAATGTATTTCTAAAAAAATCTCAACGTGGCATCGTTAGATAA